CATTTGCTCTTGCATACTGTTAATTGATGTTAGTGTTGTATTCAGTGAATCATTGCTGATACCAGCCTAACATTGGCCTACGCAGACGGTGACCAAAAAAGTTTGATCATGGGAATTAAATAGAGTTTGTCCGTTTAATTTCTTATTCATTCTGATAAAGGTGCCGTATTCAGCGTTATTGAAACAACCGGTTGATTGCAATTTATTGTATTTAGCAGATTGTTTTAATAATAGAAACGTCAATTCAGCATTGTTTATTCAATGTTGATGAGATCAAGGAGTCAACTCATGGCATTAACGCTAGAACAGAAACAAAAAGTTGTGGCTGAAGTGTCTGAAGTTGCTGCAAATGCTTATTCAGCAGTTGCTGCTGATTATCACGGTCTTGAAGTAGCTCAGTTAACTGCGCTACGCGAACAAGCTCGTGAGAAAGGTGTTGTACTTAAAGTTGTTAAAAACACGCTTGCTAAGCGTGCTTTTGAAGGTACTAGCTTTGAGTGCATGTCAGATAAGATGGTTGGCCCATTGTTATTGGCTTTTTCTACTGAAGATTTAGGTTCTGCAGCTCGTGTAATCCACGAATTCGCTAAAGAGCATAAAGCTTTAGAAACTAAGCTTGTATCAGTTGGTGGCGAGTTGTTTGGTCCTGAGGAACTTGAGCGCGTATCTAAGCTTCCAACACGCGACGAAGCACTATCTATCTTGATGGCAACAATGAAAGCACCAGTAACCAAGCTAGCTCAGACTTTAAACGAAGTTCCAAGCAAGTTTGTACGTACTGTTGCAGCAGTAAAAGACGCAAAAGAAGCTGCTTAATCACTATTAGCTGTTTTCGGTTAATACAGTATGATCATCGCCTAGCGGCATAATATTTAACTGTATTGACCTTAATAATTAACTTTAAATTTATCAGAATATGGAGAAATCCCATGGCACTATCTAGAGAAGATGTGTTAAACGCAATCGCTGAAATGTCAGTAATGGACATCGTTGAACTAATCAGCGAAATGGAAGAAAAATTCGGCGTAACAGCTGCTGCTGCTGTTGCTGCTGCACCTGCTG
Above is a window of Psychrobacter sp. FDAARGOS_221 DNA encoding:
- the rplJ gene encoding 50S ribosomal protein L10, encoding MALTLEQKQKVVAEVSEVAANAYSAVAADYHGLEVAQLTALREQAREKGVVLKVVKNTLAKRAFEGTSFECMSDKMVGPLLLAFSTEDLGSAARVIHEFAKEHKALETKLVSVGGELFGPEELERVSKLPTRDEALSILMATMKAPVTKLAQTLNEVPSKFVRTVAAVKDAKEAA